The genomic window ACATGTACGTGTAGCTCCGGCATGCGCGACGCACGTCGCCGGCCGAGCGGGGAAGCGCGCGGCGGGCCGCGAGCGGCGGCCCGGTCCGGCGCGCCGTCGCGCGGCGATACGCGCCCGCGACGTGCGGCGGGGGGCGGACGCCGCGCACCAGCCACGGTGCGCGCCGTCTGAGACCCGGGGGAAATCAAGCGACCGCAACGGCTCAGCAGGACCTTCGCGCGCCCGAAGAGAACCACCAAATTACCAAGATAGGTGCGCACTCCCCCGCCGTACCCGCGCGCTCACGTTCCCACGCCGCCAGCTATGCGACGCTCAGAATGCGCCGCCGCGCACAGGCCCGCCGAATCGCCGGAAACACGAAACGCTCCGCGACCACGTCCCACCCCATCTCCTTCGCCAGGCCATGCCCCGCCTGCACCAGTTTGGCCTCATCCTCCGGCGACTGCGGCAGGCGCTTGAAGACCTGGTCGGCGAGCTGCTCGGCGAGCTTGACCTCGACTTCCCGCCGTTCGTCCGCCTCGATCGCCAGCGAGTCCTTCACCGTCCGCGGCCGGCGCACCTGGTCGATGTAGTTCGCGAGGATGACGTTCGGCACGCGCTTCGTGCCCATGACTTTCTTCAGGAAACCCGTGCAGCCGCAGGTCGTGCTCACCAGGCACAACCCGCCGTACGTGAGCGTCTCCAGCGGCGAGATCCCGAACGGCTCGTACAGGCTCAGGCCGAACTCGACGTCGCTGGCCCGGCGGATGTCGAGGAACTCGAGGTCTTCCGGCACGCGGCGGCCGCCGCGCTCGCGGCCGAAGCCAAACTGGTTGATGTAGATGATCCGGGTGTTGCGGGCCCGCGCGTTGAAGGCCTGCACCCACTGGTAGTAACGCGCCTCGCCGGGCGAGAGATCGGGCGGCCCTTCGCGATGCGTGAGCGGCCAGTCCCACGTCTGCTCCATGTGCAGGACATCCGCCGCCGAGCGCCGCGGCTGGTCGGTGGACAGCACCAGCATCACGGCCCGCTGGCCATGCGCGACGAATTTCTCGTCGAGCGCCATGAGCACGTCGACGTCGCGCCACATGGCCTTGCTCTGCGCCATGCGCGTCACGTGCGTGAACACGCGGTCGGGCCGCCAGCCGAGCAGGTTCTCGCAGTACGCCCCGACCCGCGCACGGCTGGCCTGCCGGTCTTCGAGCTTGATCGGCCGCGACGGCACGCCGTTGTACGCCAGCATGATGTCAGCGTCGTCGAAGTCGCGATTGACGAAGCGCAGTTCATCGACGACGCGGTGCCCGACCGCGAGCAGCCCGTCGCAGTGCCGGGCCGCCTCGACTACCGCGTACTTGTGGTAGTCGTGCTGCGGGCCGAAGACGTGCTCCAGGTACAGATCGCCGTCCGCCGCCGCCCGCAGCGCGTTGTAGAACATCACGTCGTGCCCGGGGTGGCGCTCGACGATTCGGCGAACGGGCGCGACCTCGTGGGCATAGAACAGCGTGCGATAGCGCTGCGGGTGCTGGGCCTGCAGCGCCAGCGCCGTGGGCACGCCCACGAACTCGTGCGCAAACACCACCGCCGGCGCGTCCTTCGTCCCCAGCCGCAGGGCCTCCGCCGCCGCCACCACCGGCGGGGCCAGCCGCACGTATTGCTCGTATTCCCAGATGTGCTCGTACGAGTCCGAGCGCAGGCCGAAGTGCTCCCACAACCGCCCCTTCAGCTCGTTCACGCGCGGCATAAGGATGCCGCGCAGATCGACGAGGAGCACTTCGCAGACGGTGCGGCGGGCCGACGGCTCATCCTCAAGCGGCCGGCGCCCGTAGACCAGCCGCACGCCGTAGTCGCGCTCGATCTGGCGAAAGGCCTGCGCGTAGGGCCCGTCCTGGCGCTGATCCAGCGAGGAGTACTCGATGACGCCGCCGGGGCCGAGGCGCTCGGGATTGTCCGGGTAGTAAAGCGGGCAGACCAGCACGGTGCGGCCCACGCCGTCGCGATAGGGCCGACTGTTGATCAGGCCTTCGAGGACGGTGCCGATGCCCCCGACCTTATGCACCGCTTCATGCGAGACGTGGATGGCGTTAAACACAGTCCGATACTGCCTGCGGGTACGAGTTCATCCTACCCATCGACGGTTCCGGAAGCGCACTTGATCGGGCGCGAACAGCACCGGCCGCGCGCGGCCCAGTCGGCACCGCACGCTGGCAGGACCCCGCGCGCCCCGCCGCTGGCTCAATTCGCCGATTTCTGCTTCAGCGCGTTGACGCGCCGAGCCAGCCGGCTCTTGCGGCGGGCGGCGGCATTGCGGTGGAGCGTGCGTTGATTGGCGGCCCGATCGAGGGCCTGCGCGGTCGTGCGCAGGGCCGCGTCCGCGTCGCCGGGCGTGCCGCGCAGCAGCGTCTCGTTGCACTTGCGCAGCTTGCCGCGCAGGGCGCTGCGCCGCGCGCGGTTCCGCGCCCGACGGGTGGCGTTCTGTCGAATGCGTTTCTTCGATGAGAGCGAATGAGCCACAAGACCTCCTTCAAGCGTCCATCACTGCAGACTTTCGAGTCGTTTCCGGGCGTCGCCGTCCATGAAATTGTAGTCCTGGCGGAGCAGGCGCCCAAACGCGTCCTTGGCCGCGGCTGCGTTGCCGGCCGCCTCCTGGGCGCGCCCCAGCCAGTACAAGAGATCCTTGCTGAAATCGTCCGCCAGTTCGGCGTGGGCCAGCGCCTCGTTCAGCACCGCCGCGGCCTGCACGGGGTCGCCCTTTTCGAAAAAGGCGCGGCCCATCATCAGCTCGCAGCGATCCCGGCTGCGCGGGTCACCCTGCGCAGCCTGCAGCATCGGGATCGCCTCGTCGTACTCGCCGGCCTCGAACAGGATCGAGCCCAGCTTGAACTTGAGGCGCAGGTCGGTGGGGTACTTCGCGACCCGCTCGCGGAACACGCCGAGCGCGGTCTGGCGCTGCTCCAGCGCGGCCAGCCGCGCCTGCTGCCGGTCGTCCGCGGAGCCCGTCTCGCGCGCCTTCGCCGCCAGGGCCCGGGCCTCACGCGCCAACTGCCGCAGCAAAATGTCGTCGGCTTTGAGTTTCAGGCTGTAGTTGCGGGTCTTGTCGTACGCGGCCCGCAACAGCGCGATCGCCTCATCCTCCTGCGGCTTACGCTCGGCCCGCAGCAGCAGGTCCACGTACGCGTTCAGCTTGCTCTGCGAATCGGGGCTGGCTTCCCACTCGCGCTTCGCCGCACTGACCAGCGCCTCCAGGGTGTCCTCGCCCTGTTGCACCCGCTCCGCGTCGTGCAGCAGCTTCTGCTTGTCCGCGTCACGCAACGACTCGCGGAAATCGCCCGCGTCCTGGTATTTCCCGCGTGAAATCGTCAGCTTGCCGGCCAAGTCCCGCTGCTCGTTCCGCAAATCATCGTCCGCCGGCAAACGCACGATGGCGTACTCCAGCGAGCTGACCGCCTGATCCAGGAACCAGGTCTCCAGGGCCGATTCCCCGCGCGCGTCCGCCAGCTCCGCCGCCTCCACCAGCGAATCGCGAAACGTTCGAAACCGCCCCTTGTTCGGTTTCTTGTCTTTGCGGAGCGCGTCGAACACCAGCGGCGCCACCCACTTCGCCGTCTCCAGGTAGCCCGCCTTGATCGCGTTCTTCAGCAGGCCCTCCGCGTAGCTCCCGTTCGGCGGGTCCATGCTCAGGAGGTGCTCCGCGTTGAACATATTCTGCTTGGGATCCTTGCCGCTGATCGAACGCTTGATCCCGTCCATCAGCCCGGGCTTCTTGCCCCCGGCTTGCTGCCGCTGCACCGCCAGCGACCGCAAGGGCATGTGCCCCTCTTCAACCGCTTCCGGCCAGTAGTTCAGCCCGGTGATGTAGCACTCGATCGCGTAGTCGTACTCGCGGCGTTCCCGACAATCCATCGCCTTCTTGAACCACTGGCGGGCGCGCGCCTTGTCCGCATCCGAGAACTCGGGCTTCTGCGGCGGCTCGGTTGTCTTCTCTGCCTTGGCCATCCCGGTTCTTTGCGTTCGCGTCGACGGCGCAGGGCCGCCCTTCTACCACGGCCCCGGACCGCGCCACAACTCCAGAGTGGGCCGAGTATAACCGAAAGCGCCGCCGAGTAGAAGCACCCCCGGACCCGCCAGCCGGATCCTCACGGCCGCAGCGGCAAGCCGCCGTCCAGCAGGCCCGCCACCACCTTGAAGGCCCAGCTCCCCAGCAGCAGGATCAACAGCGCCAGAAACGCCCGGTACGGCGTAATAAACCAGACGTTCACACGCGGCCAGCGCCCCGCCATCACCATCCACGCCGCGACCAGCCCCGTTGCGCCCGTCGCCAGCGCCAGGATGAACCCGCCTGGCTGCGCCCACAAGGCCCGCAGCCACTGACCACGCACCGTGTAAGCGAACGCGGTGGTCATCCCACAGGTGGGGCACGGATAGCCCGTCATGATCAGCATGCCGCACGGGCCGGTGCCGAGCTGGCTGTGCGTCCCGTAGCCGCGCGGGTCCGGCTGCAGGTACGCGGCGAGGCCGAGCAAACCGGCGCAGCCCAGCAACACCACGCCGGCCCACAGCCGCACGTGGGCCGTGCGAGACGCGGGGCGCGGCGGACTCCACGTCGTCGGGGGGACCGGCTTTTCCTCCAGCGCGTCGGTCAAGGACTACATCCGTCGGGGACGTGACGGCGTCCGCGCCGTCTCGGCCAGCTTGCGCCGGGGTTTCCGCTCGTCCAGCACCTGCGCAGCTTTCTTGAAGTCGGAGACGCGGAAGACACCGAGCGTCTGGCCGCCCGCCGCCCCGGTCGTGCAATAGGCGTAGTTGACTCCGATGTGGTTGCTGGCCAGGCGCGCGACAACATCGGCCATGGCACCCGGCCGATTGGGGAGCGTCGTGAGCAGGACGGTGGTTTCCGCCGTCGGAACGTTGAGCGCGGTGAGACACTGGCGGGCGCGGTCGGGGTTCTCCACCACCAGCCGCAACACGCCGTGCTCGGTGGCATCCATCATGCTCAAGGCCAGGATGTTCACGCGGTCGTCCGCGAGGCGCTGACAGACCTGGGCGAGGACGTTGGGCTTGTTAGCCAGGAACACGGAGAACTGGGTGTCCGTTCTCGTCGCGCCGTTGTACGCCTTCATCGCTGTCGCTCCTTAGGTTCGAGGCGCGTTACCGCGGGTCAGACTGGCCCGCGGCCGCATGGCAACCACGCACGCTGGCGGCACGCCGGCTCCGGACGTGAATGCAGGATGTGTGTATCACTTCGGTCGCGGGATCGCAAGCTGCCCGAGGGTCTCGCATCCCACCACGCCTCCGCGCTGGCACGTGCCGCGCTGGTCGGTCTGGGGCGCATACGCGGGCTTGCCATACCACCGAGGGATTATATCACTTGGGCACGCGCGGCCGCGCGGCCGCCGGACGCAACTGCTGCCACCCGCCCGGCGGCGTTCGCCGGCATCGCGCAAAAAAAGAGGGCACCAGGGGCCCGAAGGCGACCCGGTGCTCTCCGGAGGGGAAAGAAGCCAGATACGACTGACCCTACTCCACAGGGTCCGGTATCTACTCCTCCTGAAGTATAGCGCTGTGCAACCGCGCTCGTCAAAATCCTGCCCGCTGCAGGGCTTACGCAAAAGCGCGCCGCGGGCCGCAACCGTTAGATCGGTTGGGTCGCCGAAAAAGTTGAGGAAATCCAACGTGGTATTGGAGGGGCGCCCGTAATCGCGCACGGACCGCGCTCAGGCCCAAGTACGGCCGGCATCCCCGCCGGCCGGTCAGGCTACATCGCCGCGCCATGTCCAAGTCTCCACAGCCCTACTTTCCGACACAAAACTCCGCGTAGATGCGGTCGAGCAAGCGCTCGTCAAGCGGCGCAAATGTCTCAGAGAAAAAGACTTGGAACGCTGTCCGCAACTCGACGCAGATCAGCTCCGGCAAAGACAAGACCCCGCCCGACGTCGCGGCCAATTCCTTCGCCCGCCGCAACGCCGCGCACGCCACCCGCAACTCGCCAACCGCCGGTCCGCCGCTTCGCGCCGCCGTGCATTCGCCCAACTCGCGCGAAACAACCGCGCGCAATTCCTGCAGGCCTGTGCCGCGCGGCGCGCTCACCCGCACCTCCGCGACGAATCTCTGCTCCGGCGTGGGCTCCGTCACAACCGACGCCAGATCCGCCTTGCTGACCACGAGAATCAGCTTCGCCGGACCGATCCGCTCGAGGGCGGTGGTTTCGCGCGTGTCCCACCGCGTGTCCGCCGCATGCACCCACAGCACGAGGTCCGCCTGTTGGGCGGCGCGTTCGCTCGCCAGGTGGCTGGCGAGCTCGAGGTCATCGGCGCTGGACCCCAGCCCGGCACAGTCCTGCAGCACGGCGGCGAGGCCGCCGAATTCCACCTCGGCCGAGAGCACATCGCGCGTCGTGCCCAGCACCGGCGACACCAGCGCACGCTCGTACCCCACGAGGGCGTTGAAGAGCGTGCTCTTGCCCGCATTGGGCAAACCCCCCAGCGCGACGTGCGGGCGCCCGAGGTGCGGATCGTGGCCGGACCGCGCCTCGACGGCGTCGAGGTCCGCCAGCAGCCCGTCAAGCGTCGCGACCACCTCGGCCGGCGCGATAAACCGCACGTCGTCTTCATCCGCGAAATCGATCCCCGCCTCGATCAGCGCCAGCAGGCGCGTCACGCGTTCGCGGAGGTCCGCGATCCGTCGACGAGCGTCCCCGCGCGCCAGCCGCGCCGCCTCGCGCACGTCGGCGGCGTGCTGCGCCTGCATGAGGTTGAGCACGCCCGCGACCTGCCGCGCTGCGAGGCGCCCGTTCAGGAAAGCGCGGGCGGTGAACTCGCCGGGCAGCGCCCGTCGGGCGCCGCATTCCAGCAGCCGGGCGGACAGGGCCCGCAGCAGCGGCAGGCAGCCGACGACATGCAGCTCCACCAGGTCCTGCCCGGTGTAGCTGCGCGGCGCGCGAAACCAGTAGGCCGTGGCCGGCAGAGTGTGGACGTCGTCCAGGCGCACCCGCGCGTCCGTCCAGGCCGGGGCCGTCGCCGGCGGCACGGGCCCCAGCTCCCCGACCAGCGCGAACGCGTCCGGGCCACTCAGGCGGACAATGCCGAGCGCGGCCGGCTGCCAGCCGGTGGAGACGGCCACGATCGTGTCGCTGAGCGCCGGGACCTGCATAGCACGAACTCCGGAGCGGGACATGCGCTGGGCCGGTCACCCCGCGGTAGACCGGCCCGGACCGCAACTACGCCTCGTCTTGCGCGGGCGGATTGCGCCGCGCGCCCGGTTCAGCCGGGTCATTCTTGCCGGTCGCCATGTCGACGACCTTCTTGGCGACGGCGCCGATGGTGGCGCCGACGGCGGCGGCCCCGGCAACCGCAGCCTTCTTCGCATCCGGCGGCAATGAGCGGTCGAGACCCTCGACAAACATGCCGGCCGATTGGCCCTGGAAGAACGCGGCGGTCATTCGCTGCACCGTGGTCGGGTCGCCCCAGACCGTCATGTGGGCGTTGGCCAGCGCCTGTCCGAACGCTTGTGCCGCGGCGATGCGCGCGTCCTTGTCGGCCGCGATCTTGGCCAGCTCGACCTGCAGTTCGCGGGCGATCTTCTCGAAGCGCGCCTGGCCTTCGAGGTCGCGGATCTTCACCGACACCTGCGCGTCCTGCACCTTCACCTGCTCCTGCGCCACGTTGACCGGCACCATCTGCACGGCCCGCTCGGCCTCGGCCTCCAGTGACTTGGCCTGCTTGGTCGCCTCGGCCAGCGTGATCCGCGCCGAGGCCTGCTTGTCCGCGGCGAGCTGCTCGCCTTCGGCGTGCTTCACCGCGGCGTACGCGGCCACGTCGGCGTGCATCTGCTGCTCGATCCGCTGCTGCTCGACCTCGGCCTGCTTGGTGATCACGGCCTTTTCCTTCTCGCGCTCGGCCGTGGCACGGACCTGCACGGTCACGACCGCTTGCTCGGCGGCCTTGCGCTCCTGCTCGGCCTCGAGCTGCGCGGCCTCGGCGGAAGCCCGGCGCTTCTCCGCCTCGGCGACGGTGATCTGCTGCTCGCGCCGCGCGAGCTCGACCGCCTTCTCCTTCTCCACGCCGGCGACGAGGGCCGCCTTCTCGCGCTCCTGGTCCGCCACCTGGATGTCGCGGGTCTGCTGGACGGTGGCGAGCTTCACCTCGCGCTCGGCCTGGACGCGAGCGACGCCAGCCAGCTTGTTCTGCTGCGCCGCGAACGTGGCGGCCTTCTGCTGGTTCTCGGCGGCGGCGATGTTCTTGGCGGCCTCAGCTTCGACCTTCGCGCGGGCCTCGATCACTTCCTGCTGCGCGACGTACTGCGAGGTCTTGACGTTCTGCTCCTTCACGCGCTGATCGGCCTCGCGCTCGATCGAGTTGCGCGCCACGCGCTGGGCCTGGACCTGCTCGGCGATCGTCCGCACGCCCTGCGCGTCGAACACGTTCTCTTCCGGGCGCATCGCCTGCACCGGGGCCTGGTCGAGGCTCGAAATCGTGACCGACTCGAGTGTCAGGCCGTTCGACTTCAGGTCCTGCTCGACAATCCGCTGCACCGCCTCGGCAAACTCGGCCCTTTTCGCGTTGAGGTCGTACAGCTTTTGCGTCGCCGCCACCGTGCGCAGTGCCGAGACCAGCTTCTCGAAGATGAGCTGCTGCACGGCCTGCGGGTTGCCCGAGCTCATGCCCAGCGACGTCGCCGCCTGGACGATGTCCTGCGGCTCCTTCTGGACGCGCACGTAGAACACCGCCTTGACGTCGGCGCGCAAGAAATCGGCCGTAATCAGGGCCTCGCCGCCGGTCCGGTCCACGTCCAGCTTGAACGTCTTGAGCGAGACCGGAATGACCTCGTGCACCACCGGAATCACGATGGCACCGCCGTCGATGATGCACTTGCGTCCGCCCACGCCGGTGCGCACGAACGCCTCATCGGCCGCGGTCTTGCGGTACAGCCGCGTGATCACGATCAGGACCGTGAATACCAGCAGCAGCGCCACGCCGAACCCCAGCAGCACGATGCGCGAGGCATCCGGCAGCGCCGGCACGAAGAACGGCCCGACGATCAGGGCCAGACCCGCCACGATCCCCAGAAAGAGCACAAACGCCATCGACCCGCTGTTGCGACTCATCGGTTTCCCCTTGCGAATGCGGACTCCTCAGCCTCCACGTAGAAGCAGTTCGCCGCCGCGTCGTAGCGCTTGAGCACCACCAGCGACCCGGCTGGCAGCGGCAGATCACCCGTCACGATCCGGCTCGAAACATCGTGCAGCACATTCTCCGGGTCGCAGACCCGCACCACGCCGGACCGGTCCGTCACCTCATACAGCACTTCACCATGCAGCCCGAGCAGCGCCCGCGCCGGCGTCGCGTACGTCTCGACCGCCGGCACCAGCCGCGCGATGCCGGCGGCCAGATGCCGCGTCACGAACACCGCTGCCCCGAGGGCGATCGCCATGGCCGTCCAGACCGCCGCGGGGCCCAGCCACGTGATGCTCGCCAGACCCGCCGCGCCCCAGACGAAGCAGTAGCTCATCGCCAGGATGGCGAGCGGCACCTTGCCCAGACCGAGGAAGCCGGCGATCCCGGCCAGCACGCCGGGGTGCGCGTCGACGCCCGGATGAACATCCGTGCTGTGATCCAGGTCCGCGTCATGGTCCAGGGCGGGACCGTGCGCCAGGTCGCCGCCGGCCCCGTGCTCGCCCCACGACAGGCCCAGGGCCATCAGGATCAGGTACAGCGCGCCGGCCACGATCGGCAGCAGGAAGATCAGACTCTGCCACTCCAGGAGTTGCATGTGAGTCGCTCCCATCGGCGTCGGCGGTGCGCGCCACCGCGAGCTGTGCTGGCCCCACCGCCGGTGCTCTATTCAAATACTAACCGCGCAGCGCCGGCCCGAAATTACAAACCGGCACGATTCGTGGAACGCACCCCCGCGTCACGCTAGCGGTCGCCACTCGGCTCGCGGGCCGGTTGCGTGGCGGGCGCTGTTGCTACCGGCGCCGTGCTGGACCGTTCCGCCGGCGCGAACTCGACCGCCCCGACGTGCCAGCGCTCATCCGCGCTGCGCAGGCATTGAATGCGGAGCACGGCGCGATCGTCGCGCACGCGGGCCGGCACGTCCACGACGGCCTTGCGCCCCTCGGCGCCCGCCGCCGCCAGGCGCAGCTGATCGAGCGCCAGGCCGTCGGCGTAATAGGCGATCGTCGCCCCCCAGCTTTTCACTAGCGTGTCGAGCACCTGCGCGTCATCTTGGGC from Phycisphaerae bacterium includes these protein-coding regions:
- a CDS encoding DUF2752 domain-containing protein, with product MTDALEEKPVPPTTWSPPRPASRTAHVRLWAGVVLLGCAGLLGLAAYLQPDPRGYGTHSQLGTGPCGMLIMTGYPCPTCGMTTAFAYTVRGQWLRALWAQPGGFILALATGATGLVAAWMVMAGRWPRVNVWFITPYRAFLALLILLLGSWAFKVVAGLLDGGLPLRP
- the rpsT gene encoding 30S ribosomal protein S20, which produces MAHSLSSKKRIRQNATRRARNRARRSALRGKLRKCNETLLRGTPGDADAALRTTAQALDRAANQRTLHRNAAARRKSRLARRVNALKQKSAN
- a CDS encoding amino acid-binding protein, translated to MKAYNGATRTDTQFSVFLANKPNVLAQVCQRLADDRVNILALSMMDATEHGVLRLVVENPDRARQCLTALNVPTAETTVLLTTLPNRPGAMADVVARLASNHIGVNYAYCTTGAAGGQTLGVFRVSDFKKAAQVLDERKPRRKLAETARTPSRPRRM
- a CDS encoding 50S ribosome-binding GTPase, whose amino-acid sequence is MQVPALSDTIVAVSTGWQPAALGIVRLSGPDAFALVGELGPVPPATAPAWTDARVRLDDVHTLPATAYWFRAPRSYTGQDLVELHVVGCLPLLRALSARLLECGARRALPGEFTARAFLNGRLAARQVAGVLNLMQAQHAADVREAARLARGDARRRIADLRERVTRLLALIEAGIDFADEDDVRFIAPAEVVATLDGLLADLDAVEARSGHDPHLGRPHVALGGLPNAGKSTLFNALVGYERALVSPVLGTTRDVLSAEVEFGGLAAVLQDCAGLGSSADDLELASHLASERAAQQADLVLWVHAADTRWDTRETTALERIGPAKLILVVSKADLASVVTEPTPEQRFVAEVRVSAPRGTGLQELRAVVSRELGECTAARSGGPAVGELRVACAALRRAKELAATSGGVLSLPELICVELRTAFQVFFSETFAPLDERLLDRIYAEFCVGK
- a CDS encoding DUF1449 family protein, translated to MQLLEWQSLIFLLPIVAGALYLILMALGLSWGEHGAGGDLAHGPALDHDADLDHSTDVHPGVDAHPGVLAGIAGFLGLGKVPLAILAMSYCFVWGAAGLASITWLGPAAVWTAMAIALGAAVFVTRHLAAGIARLVPAVETYATPARALLGLHGEVLYEVTDRSGVVRVCDPENVLHDVSSRIVTGDLPLPAGSLVVLKRYDAAANCFYVEAEESAFARGNR